CATGCACTTTCAATGACTGTCATTGTTGAGGCACGAATCCTAGATACAATgaatggaataaaaaaattattcctttcCCTTAGACCGAAATCAATGTACaggaaaatgttataaaaaaaaacataacattgtgaaaaaaatgttaaacaaacataacttttttaacaaaagaaggatctaatttttttagtgtgAAAGAAGGATATAATAGAAATGCAATTGTAGTGTGAAAAATAGAATACACGTGTTCAACAAATCAAGAATTGTTATGttcttaaaaactaaaatcGTTAACATTTGTGATcactcctttcaaaaacaaacatagAGTATTATCCAATTGATTGATattgtgaagaaaaaaatgaattatactaataatgcattaaaattaaacttataaaagaaagaaaaattacttTGACAATGTAATtatctttcaaatttaaactcGTTGTACCATTTAATTGAGAATAGTGTGTACTTAGATTAGACATAGActctgataaataaataaataacgtgTACTTAAGACATTTAAGacatatattattaatgttatttaCAATAATACTTGAATGTCCTTTCATCATGttgaaatctttttcttttttctttttgataaaaaGGTCGAAATCTTTATTTGCGCGTGAAGCATTACATTGCAATTACTTGACAAAGTCTTTTCAACAAGAAAATCATAGTTGAGTGCCAAACATTGAATAATACTTGAATGTCCCAAACATGTAGATATTTAGAGACAAGTAATAATAAGTTAGTTGAGTGCCAGCAAAGTAGAAAACCATAGTTTATGATGTGTTATGCTAATCATTCGCTAATTCGATTAACAAGAATTAAGTAGTTAATAATGATTTAGTTTTGACATTAAATAGACGATGGACGTAGAGAGGGACCAAAACAACGGACGAACTTTATGGGAGGCCAGTCTGGTGGGTCCATCCACCGAGTTAGACTCAATAAACATAATTTCGAATTCAATTGAATCtattttgattcatttttttaattatgtattcttttagatttatataaatataggcaaaaataaaataaaatagattaatatGAATTAATCTGACGGATCATTCAACTTGACTGATCATAAATGATTTTCCCAGGGGAATCATATCccaacttttattataattttcgtTTTGGTTACCTTGGGTCAGGCTTCATGTCCTCCAAGTTATCttgtcttgttctttcttttaattaattaatgaatctGAGGCTCCTAATTCACATCACGGTAATCACttatcacttatttttttaatcggaaaaatatagagagagaaagcaGAAGCTGTGCAAGAGATAAAGGAAGGCATGGACATATCCACCCATAATACCTATAAGTTTGCAGCAAATACAACCCCTAACTATAGAAAAGTATTCTCCCACGAACAGAGGGTAATACAACACATGAATAATGAATAACCAAATGTGAATATACCCGAAAGAGGAACAATCATACCAACCTAAGAACAAAAATCAGCAAGTTTATCCACATAACCTCAAGAAATACCAACAAGGACTTCATCGCCCATACATCTCCAAATGCCCCACCCAACACCACTGACCTCAACAACTTAATAAATAGAAACTCTAACTttttgattctttcctcaaATGCtagtaatatttttctatatgtTTTATGCGTTTATGGTAAATTGGAGACAAATACAGTAACAGTCAAAGATTTATTatgatgttaaaaatatttttatataaataaaaatactaattatttcTTAATCTGTGTgctattatttgaaataaacaaatgtatttttaaattaaatattagttaACGGTCTTTGTTGTTACTTTCATAATAAAGTTTGAATTAATACTTTcatcattttaataattgatttgaattttaaaaggcTGACATTTAAGAAGCATaactttaaatgaaaaaaaaactattactaCATACCtccattataattatcataagagaaacaaatttatctaaaataattattatttttaatttttaatgtaacattaattaattttttttatttatatgataaaaaaaatctataaataaattaataataatataatgctaattttgtaaaattatattttttttaatctgtatcaaataattttggacGACAATTATACTATAACAAAAGAagtattatttttcaagtaaaAGAAGATGTAAAGTAGATTGAAAAGATGCacggaaaaaaattgaaatgaaagaatATAACAAAAGGagtaatattatttacatattttttataataataattttttaacatagtatttattttatttcatgtacATAAAAATAGTTGTGAAATTTTACTCTATAAATAACAATAaggtagagaaaaaaaaaactaatgaaaaAGAGGTCAAAACTTAACTGGTAAGGTAGTAAagtacagagaaaaaaaaagtcaaaacgaaaaaataaatcaaaagtgTAATAGCTGCGATGGCAAGTGCTTCAACTAGGCTTCTAGCGTATGAgcgtattttataatataattaaattgatgGGCTTTTGCAGTGAAAAAAACGTTAACGAAAAAGAAGGTGGGTAAGAGGGCCATGAATAGCCCTGATCCCAAATCCCATTCTCATTTCGCATCAAGCAACGCACGCACGCTCTCCTAATccccttcctcttcctcttcctctgcaTGTTCTCGGAGCTCCGGCTCCACTAGCGGAGCCCCGGCTCAGTTCAAACCCATTTccgaaaacaaaacaaaaaacctaactccattttctcttccctttcgaGATCTCCAAATGTCGAAACCCTGGGGCAACATCGGAGCCTGGGCCGCCGATTCCGAACGGGCCGAGGCCGAGGAGGCTGAGGCCCAGGCTGCGGCCGCGGCGGTCGAGCCCCAAAGCTTTCCCAGCCTCAAGGAGGCCGTGAACTCCAAGcccaagaagaagaagggaaccaCCATCACGCTTTCCGAGTTCAACCGTGGCGGTTTCGACCAGGGCCTTACGCGTGACGAGATGCTCGCCCTTCCCACCGGTCCCAAGGAGCGTTCCGCCGATGAAATGCCGTTCAACCGCCTTGGCGGCGGTTTCTCCTCCTATGACCGCTCCGGCGGTCGCTCGCGCGACCGAGATGGCGGCAACAACGAAGGTTCGTGGGGCGGAGGAGGCAGAAGATCCTACGGCGGATTCGACGAGGAGCGCAGGGGTCCGAATCCTAGGGTTTCGGAACTCGATCAGCCGTCCAGGGCTGATGAGGTTGATAATTGGGCGTCTGTGAAGAAATCTCTCCCTGCCTTCGATTCCGGTCGCCAGAATCGCTTTGGTGGCGGCGGTTATGGCGGTTCTGGTGGTGGCGGTTTtggtggcggcggcggcggtggcGGTTTTGGTGGTGCGTCTAGGGCTGATGATGTGGACAGTTGGGCGGCTGGTAAGAAGCCTGTTCCTGTTAGATCTTCCAATTTCGGTTCTGGTTTTCGCGATTCCGGAGTGGAGCCTGATCGGTGGACGAGAGGCGGTCCGCCGCGTGAGGTTGACCGGACGGAGCGACCGAGGCTGGTGTTAGATCCGCCACGAGGCGATGGTGTGGTGAACGAGTCTCCGGTGAAGGCATCGAATAAGGCAAATCCGTTTGGCGCGGCGAGGCCGCGGGAGCAGGTGTTGGCTGAAAAGGGTTTGGATTGGAAAAAGATGGATTCGGAGATTGAGACGAAGAAGACGAGCCGTCCCCCGAGTTCGCACTCTAGCAGGCCTTCAAGTGCTCAGTCCAATCGCTCTGAGGGTCCCGGGTTGCAGGGGACCGATGCTGTGGTGAAATCGAGGCCCAAGGTGAACCCCTTTGGGGATGCCAAGCCTAGAGAGGCTGTGCTGGGCGAGCGAGGCATGGATTGGAGGAAAATTGATCTTGAATTGGAGCATCGCTCTGTTGAcaggttttgttttgtttgtttttgtcaattgatgcttttattttttcttctttgatccGTTttttgaacttgtaaaggtTGCCTTGTTTGTAGTGGATGATTGGTAATGGTCTTAGATTGGCCTCTAGGCTTTTGTTTGAACTTGAATTTGTGTCTGGTCATACTGGATTTGCTCGCATTATTCAATAGTTGCAAGTGATTACCAAAAGAGCTTTCGTCCCCATTATGCAATGACCATAAATTTGCTTTAATGGTGGATTGTTGTGGTGTGTTGAATTAGTTTGATTTATGGGAATATTTACAGATTAGGCAAATCATATGGGCATGATTTGtaggtaaaatttaattaagagtCCACTAGGATTGGATCCCAAGCAGGTTGTATTTTTTGATggaagtagttttttttttttttgggggggggggggggggggggttggcaCATTGTACTGATTAGAGGGTCGTTGTTTTTTAACTACTCTAATTAGTAAGATTTTAATGGGAGTAAGACAAGAGTGTGAACATCAGTAAATGGttactatataatatatattctatTCCTTGATCAAGAGCTAATTGTGGATGTCATATAGTGGTTATGAAAAATAAGATAGTTATCCATGTAATAAATTACTACGATAATGAGGCTTCCTTCTAATTTTCTCTGTTAAATTCAGAACTATATGGTTTGTAGAGCTATTTGTTGCTATTTCAGTTAAATCTTATGAAAGAAATCAAACCTTATTAGGATTATACATGAATTATGGATGCCATAGAGAACTTCTGACTTCCCAGTCAAGTTTTATTATGCCTGTAAAAGACTTGGTAtctgtaaaataattattgccTCGTTTCTTCAGTTATTGAAAATTTCTTGAATGAGGACAATGCCCATGGTAGATGCACCACAACAACCATGTGTGGAACCCACGTGAAAATTATGCCTGGGATTTCATGCTGGTATATGTATACCTCTCACTTTTGATTATCATTGAAAGGTTTTTATAGTTGGCTTCTAGTATAAATTCTGGGGTTTATTTGTAGTGAATACTAGGTCATCCAAGGGAGTGATACCTAGCCCCACCTTCTATATCTTGGGGATTACAGAATGAAGCAAATAGTTGATTAGATCCattgatattttttcaaaacagaattgagttgaaaaataaatatctgTTGGTGTTAGAATATTAGGGGCATCAGGTCCTAGTGTTGGATGATGAACACTTTTTGCAAATGTTATAATCGTAATTGAAGAGTCAAGAGGATAAATAGAAGTTTGGGATGTTGAGACATGCTTTGGATTCACATTGCTGATTGCTCTTGTTTAAATAAACGTACCTTTTAGGAGAATCTTGCTTTAGGTTGTTTATTATTTGGGCATATGTGGAGAAGACTTATAGAAGACCCTATTAGGAGAGTAGATTAGATGAGGGGATCCTAATCACTAGAGACAAAAGTAAACTGAGAAAACTATACAAGAGACCATTAAGAAGGATTTAGAGGTTAATGGTTTGTCTAGAGACATGatttattatagaaaattgTGTTGTCATTTGATCCGTGTAGCTGATTAGTGGGAAAAGGCTTGATTGTTGTTTTATTAAGTTCTAGTGTTGCAGAGTTGAGATTGTACTTGCAGAAGTAGTACTTCTTCAAGTTATTGGCATAAATATTGTATCACACTATTTTTTGGTTGGTTACTACTGTTTGTCATTTTTTTCCccattctttctcttctaattcttAACCTATATTTCCAACATGATTTTAGATCTGTATCTTTCTTCTTGATAAGGATCTGTCTTTTTTGCTTCGCTGAGCTCGTCAAATTTGTGTCAGAAtctatgattttttatgttatatttttaagtcTCTAATCCTTGTTGTGACCTAAGGCCGTGTCCTAAACACGGCAGAATCAACCTTGGCTGAGCCCAGCTGTTTAAAGTGACCAAAGGGTGGTTGCTGAAGTTTGCAACTCACTTTTGGTCAGCATGTGTGAGTTAACCTGCTGGCTATGGCTAACTGGCTGTTTTTCTGGCTGCACTCTGTTATTG
This genomic interval from Glycine max cultivar Williams 82 chromosome 5, Glycine_max_v4.0, whole genome shotgun sequence contains the following:
- the LOC100784238 gene encoding eukaryotic translation initiation factor 4B2 → MSKPWGNIGAWAADSERAEAEEAEAQAAAAAVEPQSFPSLKEAVNSKPKKKKGTTITLSEFNRGGFDQGLTRDEMLALPTGPKERSADEMPFNRLGGGFSSYDRSGGRSRDRDGGNNEGSWGGGGRRSYGGFDEERRGPNPRVSELDQPSRADEVDNWASVKKSLPAFDSGRQNRFGGGGYGGSGGGGFGGGGGGGGFGGASRADDVDSWAAGKKPVPVRSSNFGSGFRDSGVEPDRWTRGGPPREVDRTERPRLVLDPPRGDGVVNESPVKASNKANPFGAARPREQVLAEKGLDWKKMDSEIETKKTSRPPSSHSSRPSSAQSNRSEGPGLQGTDAVVKSRPKVNPFGDAKPREAVLGERGMDWRKIDLELEHRSVDRPETMEEKLLKEEIDNLKKELEKESTINSNKESVDEAGGDQTSTHAILQQKEKELELLIRDLDDKVRFGQKAIERPGSSAGKSSTFSDRPHSRSGSFEDSRSVDFTDRPRSRGTGDMWMHPSDDRRQFQGSRERGWFSGSRDLNRSTSRERW